The window aatcatttcttttgtagCAGTATGGATGGAAATGAAGAGTATGATACTAATGAAATTattcagaaacagaaagtcagTAGCACATTTCCTCATGGGAGCTGATCAATGTGAACACATGGACAGACAGAGTGGAATAAGAATAATAAGAGACAGAAGATGAGAGGGTGAGAGGGGCATGAGGGATGGGAAATCATTTATTGGATACAGTATATATTATTTGGGTGATGTTTACACTGAAACCCCAGACTTCATCACTACATAATACATCCATGTAAAGAAACTGTGCCTGTATCCcctaaatatatgaataaataagtaaataaataaataagaaaaatgaaaaccaggAAGAGATGGAAAACTTTTTCAAATATCTAAATTTATTACCTAACAGGTGATcagatattaatttaaatttcaaaataaatataatagatatGTCTATGCATATGCATGTATTAATAATATGTTTATGAATATAGGAAGGAAtcgaaaaaaaaatttttttcagggttttttttttgcagttttggccagggctgggcttgaaccccggacccctggtatacggggctggtgccccactccttgagccacaggcgctgctccaaaaaaaactttaaagtatTAACATTAGTTACTTCAGAGGGCTGgaattaaaagtgaaaatataaacCTTATCGTATACATCTCTGTTTGTTTGACTTGAAATCTTTGATGTAATAAAGTGagaatttgaaagaaagaaaaggaaatgaataaaggaGGAAGACTAtgtagaaaaaaggaagaaaaggagggaagaataaatctatattttcaactatttccCAAGTGTTATAAAAGAAAGCTTTTTGACACATAGTTTACCTAAATTAATGGATGCTTCACACATGATATCTttactaaaataatttctatccctCAAGAACAAtctacatttatttgtatttactcCATGTACCAGAATCCAATACTGTACTTGGTTTTAATAAAGATGATACTGTCATCTTGTGGCGAAATGTAACAATGCAGTGTCtctatccccaccccaccccctccgcACCTTCCTGCCAAACTCTAAACATTTTCTCTGTTAGTAACTTGGAATTAAAAGGAGCCTTAGAAATCATCCAGTTTGCCCAGCTCCATCATTTCACAGGAGGTTCCTGGGGCTTATAAGTATATCACACTCCAGgctttatttcttgatttctagCAATTCTTCAGTATTGCTTAAATTAACATTAACTTTTGTAAAATAGATAGATGAATTTCCAAACCTACTTTCTCTAAAATATGCTATCGAGACCTGCATATTCATAAAATGATCAATTTGATGCCAAAGCTActacaggtaattttttttttttacattgctgTGCCATACACCTCTGCATTGTGTGCATTAAGGGGGAGCACACctatctccccctcccctctctcccttctgtcCTTCCCCCTGTTCCCAGCTAGAATcaaattgaatttttctcctatgtgagtGTGTGAATTACATTGTCTACTTATTCAAGGTAATTTTTAATATGATGTACATACTTGAAACCACAGCTTTTTTGTTCCCTATCCACAGCATTTAATATATGTGGCAGTTTCCCCTATTAAATTATTCCAAAGTATTTATTGAGGACaccaagtgccaggcactgtgctagtgGTGCTGGGCATTCCACACTAAGCAAGCCTCCTTCCTCTTCTAGAGCCTACATTCTAGCAAAGGGagacaaacaacaaacaaacaaataaatacagatgTGTCAGATGCTGATAAATCCTActgagaaaaaatagagaaagggaaggaggagagtcAAGAGGCGCTGATTAGGTGATGTCTGAGCAGAAACCAGAGGAGATGAGGGATTAGTCCTGATGAGTATTTGGGGAGGGAAGATGATCAATTGAGATCTCATAACACCTTCCAGAAATTATAGGTGATTCAAAACTGTACTGATGAAGTTATTCCCCCACAGCTCCCTCTCCAGAGATCTTCCAGAAACATTTACAgctctctctcaaaacaaactAATGAGGATGTGGGGAGGAAAGATCTCATTATGGAAATACTTCAGGGTAGAATTTCCCTTGAGGTTAGAATTTTTCTTCAAATCTCTTggcagtgttttcttttcttttaatcagaGCTACAGAGGCAACAGCCAATACAGACATAATATACGACTCAAGATACCCCGAAGTCCCACTTGTCAGAAGGCCCTGACAGGAAGGCACTTTCAGAAATTCTGAACACTTACTTGCCAGGCCAAACTCCTAAAAGAATTCTACAGCCTTTCCGAAACAGATGTGGGAACTCTTTACAATAGGCCAGCCTGAACCTCCTTCGGCTGGACCACTCCACTCAAGGACAGCAGCCTCCTCCAATTTTGCAGGTCTGTACACATAAATCTCAGAGGAtggcaaaagcagtcctgaaacTAGCTCCATTCCAAATAAGGCCATGAACTAATCTTGGAACTCTAAGACTTTCTATTCTTTCGACTAAGTGCTCATTTAATTTGTCTCTTTCTTCCATCTTCTTCCTCAACTCTTTCCCAAACTACTAGAAGTAGGCTTCTTCTTTCCAAACTTAGAGAATTTGTTTTTGTGttaaagaatgattttttaaaactaatcttAACAccatcttctttttgtttttaattcttcttaAGGCAAGTGGTAAACTGCAGAGTCGGGCAGGGATAAAATCATAGGGATCATAAAGAGACTTTGATGATTGTGAAAACACAAAGACAGGCCCAATTAACAACCTTTCCTTTCCCCCAGGAAGAGGGCACAAGGTACCTTTTCTTAAGCAAGGTCTTTTTGCTTTAGTAAAAGGACAGAATCTACTTTTGTGGAATAGATAAAATACATCACATCTAGACCACCCCAAATTCTATTCATTTCCTCTCCTGTGCCCTAGCTCCACCGGGATGTCTAACTGTAAATGAGGATGATGGGAAGTGAATCTTCTTTTTGGAAACAGATTTGAAGTGGGTCCTGTTATAAGGGAAAATGGGAATCCTTTAATGCTAATGTGTCCAATGCAACACTGGACCGGTCTTCATTCCCTGTCTTCAGGATTTTATAACTGTTCCCTAGAAGCCCAGATCCCAAAGATCACTATAAAATCCAAACAAAGTTCCAGATTGCTGGATGGAGGCTTACACTCCTCTGGGTCTCTCAAGATGGAAATTCACTGCAAGAgctgtgcttacatcaaaccagcCTGATTTGGGGTGGGACAGGGAGATACAGAAAGTAGCTCATCCTGTGATGCCATGATGCCATAGAGGTCCCTTGAAGGTGTTTTTCACCCTCCCTGTCATTATCTTTTCaattccactttttctttttttatcttaaatcttaactgtgtacGTTTATGAGGTCTCAGTGCACTTTTTTGCTCTATCCCCAGAGCCTCTCCCTAGAGTTTCCAggataattgctttttaaaaatgtattgtttatTCTCTGATGTTATGaggatcttattttcagatgctttTTAtgttgaacattaattttttttgtaaaaatctgGTACTTCTTCTTTCTCATTGGGCAAAGGGCAAGTTTAACATTTTCAATGAACCACAAAGAGGCAGGTATACTCAGGattattactattactactaCGAATAGCTcttaatgattattattattactactaccaTGAATTAATTTACTTTAGAGAATAATCAAGACAGATTCTTTTGGGGGAATTTCTGATAGATACTAAATGATTAATGTTATCAACATTCAATGTTACTTACAATTCACCTGTTGccattttaattgctttttagAAATAGACCTTTAAATTACAAAGTAAATTTTGGTTAAATGACAAATGAATACATCTCAAACTCTAGCATGGGGGGAAAAATCTTTATCAAACAACCTAGTCCATAAAAGGAGTGAAACAAATACATTCCATCCCTTCCCATCTGGTTAAGATATTTGAAAATCTTTAAAGGTCTTTAGATAGAGTTGCTATGCTATAGACTGcaacatatattttatacacaAACATACTAAAGATCAAGTCCTGCATTAACCAATGCTTTTAtagtaaacaataaaaattcctgTGTAACTCTACACCAAAAAATCCAATCCCGAACCAATGGACCACATAAATCAACCAATATCTGAAGGATATCTTGGAGCAATAAAAAGCATGACGTTTCCTTGGAGTTTGTTATAATGAAACTAGGCCCATGGAGCATTAAGAATGAGATAATGTCTTGTCTCTAAAACTCCCATCCAAGTGGGCACAAGGGTGGGACAAACAAGATCAAACAGAGAAACACTGTATCTAGTCAGGGAAAGTCAGCAACGTCCATTCAATCAGCCATTCAGTGGTTCAGAAAATAATTGCAGAAACAATACAACACAATTTACTGTGCTAGATGAGATGATCAATGgagaagacaaacaaaaaattaaacaatgacAGTATTATGTGTTAAGTGCTCTGAAAAGTATAAACATGCACCTCAAGAATCAGGAAAAACTTGAAGGTGAAGACAACCAAACCGAATCCTGAAGGAAAAAGAGACACCGCCAAGATGAAGGAGGACAGAAAACGTAGCATGTGCCTAAGTCCCAAGTTAGACTACCCCACTAGGAGAGCCCTGGGAGTCCCATGCATCTGAACACTAAGAAGGAAGCACAAAGAGTGAAATGGGGTGGTAAATAAGGGCCAGATAAGGAATATTTTGGCATGCTATGATGATCAGATGGGATTTTACCTGAGGACGAAAAGGAGGCATTTCAATGATGGtaggtgaaaaaaaaatagatgtgaaAATCATGGGAAGCTTTCTTCTATCAAGTAAAATGTTGCCACcacctcttctttaaaaaaaaaatgttaacgtTCACAAGGAGTAACgtctatagaaaaaaatgtatcactgTTCTATTTATCTCATAATTTCTAGGCATTAATCATCAGACAAAGGGATTCTCTTAAAAACTGTGTTGTGCTGTGTCCATCTTGTCTTGCCTGACTTCATAGTTCATCTTAGCGGACTACAAAGACATGAGAAAGACCAGAAACACATCCCTGGACACCACGGTGACGGATTTCATCCTCCTGGGCTTGGCTCACCCCCCCAATCTAAGAACCCTCCTTTTCCTGGTCTTCCTCGTCATTTACATCCTGACTCAGCTGGGGAACCTGCTCATTCTGCTCACCGTGTGGGCTGACCCAAAGCTCCATGCTCGCCCCATGTACATTCTCCTGGGAGTCCTCTCATTCCTGGACATGTGGCTCTCCTCAGTCATCGTTCCTCGACTCATTTTGAACTTTACTCCGGCCAGCAAGGCGATCCCATTTGGTGGCTGTGTGGCTCAGCTGTTTGCCTTTCACTTCCTGGGCAGCACCCAGTGCTTCCTCTACACCTTGATGGCCTACGACAGGTACCTGGCAATATGCCAGCCCCTGCGCTAccccatgctcatgaatgggaagttATGCACAATCCTCGTGGCTGGAGCTTGGGGAGCTGGCTCCATCCATGGGTCTATCCAGGCCACCTTGACCTTCCGATTGCCCTACTGTGGGCCCAACCAGGTGGATTACTTTATCTGTGACATCCCTGCAGTGTTGAGACTAGCCTGTGCTGACACAACTGTCAATGAGCTTGTGACATTTGTGGACATTGGGGTTGTGGCCGCCAGTTGCTTCATGTTAATTCTGCTCTCCTATGCCAACATAGTCCATGCCATCCTGAAGATACGCACCGCTGATGGGAGGCGCCGGGCCTTCTCCACCTGTGGCTCCCACCTGACCGTGGTCACAGTCTACTATGTCCCCTGTATTTTCATCTACCTTCGGGCTGGCTCCAAAAGTCCCCTGGATGGGGCAGTGGCTGTGTTTTACACTGTGGTTACTCCATTACTGAACCCTCTCATCTACACGCTGAGGAACCAGGAAGTGAAGTCTGCTCTGAAGAGGATATCAACATGTCGAGGGCTGTGAGTGAAGATAGGTAACCACACCTACTTCACCAGTGTTGGTACTCCTTTCAGCCTCTGCTGCATGTGAAAAATACTCACAAATACTCAATGAACTTTTAATGACTTAAActgaatttaattatattttatttggaagaAAGTTCTGAACTCTTTGGCCCTAAAATCTTTCATTAAAGTGGTTGAAattgctttgctttatttatttagaaataaatggaTACATTCCTTCTACAACCTCTGATTATCTTGTGAGATAAGAAAATGCCTTAtcgcacttcttagtaataaaaataaagctggggacatcagcataccagattttagtctgtactacaaagccatagtggtcaagacagcatggtactggcacaaaaacagagacatagacacttggaatagaattgaaaaccaagaaatgaaactaacatcttacaaccacctaatcttcgataaaccaaacaaaaacataccttgggggaaagactccctattcaataaatggtgttgggagaactggatgtctacatgtaaaagactgaaactggacccacacctttccccactcacaaaaattgattcaagatggataaaggacttaaatttaaggcatgaaacaataaaaatcctccaagaaagcataggaaaaacactggaagatattggcctggggaaagacttcatgaagaagactgccatggcaattgcaacaacaacaaaaataaacaaatgggacttcattaaactgaaaagcttctgtacagctaaggagacaataaccaaagcaaagagacaacctacacaatgggaaagaatatttgcatattttcaatcagacaaaaacttgataactaggatctatagagaactcaaattaatccacatgaaaaaagccaacaatcccatatatcaatgggcaaagacatgaatagaactttctctaaagacgacagacagacgaatggctaacaaacacatgaaaaaaatgttcatcatctctatatattagagaaatgcaaatcaaaacaaccctgagatatcatctaaccccagtgagaatggcccacatcacaaaatctcaaaactgcagatgctggtgtggatgtggagagaagggaacacttttacactgctggtgggactgcaaactggtacaacctttctggaaggaagtatggagaaatctcaaagcactcaagctagacctcccatttgatcctgcaatcccattactgggcatctatccagaaggaaaaaaatccttttatcgtaaggacacttgtactagactgtttattgcagctcaatttacaatcgccaaaatgtggaaacagcctaaatgcccaccaacccaggaatggattaacaagctatggtatatgtataccatggaatactattcagccattaaaaaaaatggagactttacatccttcgtattaacctggatggacgtggaagacattgttcttagtaaagcatcacaagaatggagaagcatgaatcctatgtactcaattttgatatgaggacagttaatgacaattaaggttatgggggggaagcagaaagagggatggagggaggggggtggggccttgggtgtgtcacactttatgggggcaagacatgattgcaagagggactttacctaacaattgcaatcagtgtaacctggcttattgtaccctcaatgaatccccaacagtaaataaataaataaataaataaataaataaataaataaataaataaaaaatatatatatatagcataatTCTACATTAGccccttttttattctctttggtCCTAATCCTAGACCTTTGTAAATTCTGTGTGTTTCTTTGCTTGTGTGTATGATGATATTTCCAAGCACTTGAACATGAAAATTCTACGTCATTTACGTATCCTTCCTGTCTCTTTCCCTTCTCATGTGCTAACTATGTCTCTTCCACCTTTAGAATATCTCTCTTGATTCCTAActagtcttttttccttttaatcctCATCTACACCATAGTCAAAATTATCCTTCAGAAACAGAATCTGGAGGACTTTCcaatgaattcattttttttcctccaatgaaTTTAGAATAAGGAATTCAAAGTCCAGTATGATCTGGACCTAACATACCTTTTCTCCAAAGACATCTAcacccttctttccctctctcgcCCTCACTGACTTATTGCAGTTCCTTGCACATGCCCTACACCCAGGTCTCTATGCTCCTTTGTTCAAGTTCTCTCCTCTATCCAGAGCATACGTCTTCCCTCTCCATACTGATCAAGTGAAAATGTATGCTTCCTTCAGATCCATATCAAGCTTTTTCTCATCTGATTTTCCCAGGAAGCACCTAGCTAGCTCCTCTTCCCCTGCGTTGCCATGACCTCTTTATTAAAGACTTTGTCACAAGAATTCACCTTTCTTTTCACCCTAAATAGACAGAGAGTCCCCAGAAGACATAAATTATTcatatgtgtttgtgtctgtcccctcccctaaTAACTAGGAACAGACACAGAAATCAATGTTTGTTGCTAGATTGAAACAGCACCAGGAATGTCTCTTAAAATGtaacttaaaacaaaattataaagttaCTGTCAATTATCCCTCTGTTACCTACCCTGGTATCGACTGGAGggagaaaagaacatttaaaagaaaCCAAAGACAACAGATTAAAGTACACGGCAGTCTAAAAGCAAGTATAAACACTTCTTCAGTGACTAAATGAAAAGGTAAAAGTAGTCTTTCATTTGCTAACtcattttttcagttctttgtagGTGAGGTGTCATGCTGGCCTATTCTAacagtaaaatgaaaacaaaagcatggaATAACTCAaagtttataaatgtaaaaatatactaATATTGTTATGAAAATAGCATTGTGCTCTGCAGAAAGATCCCAAGATCAGGAAAGATGCTTACTGTTGGAGAAGACAAGCAAGGCAGTACACAGTCCACGATTATTTGTTAAGCTTTAAACCACTATGTCACTGAAAATTGCCAACAGGACATTTGaaagaaatatcattttttacAGAATCTAGAAATCACTGATTGAGTGGTCTAACACTTCTCTTATGTGGTACTCAAGCCAATGTGCAATATTGTTATTGTTAGAAGAGATGAGATCTTGAAGTCACATGTAAGTTCATCCACAAAATGTAATAACTCTTAGGGTTACATGTATGAAAGTTAAgttcatcaataaaatagaactaATTTGGAAGGTACCGAGTGATTTTGTGGCACGAGCTGTCAGCAGGAACTCACCAAGTTTCAGCACAAAGAAGGTTATGAGTCAAAACCATgaaacaaactcaaactctgtaATAGTCAATGTGGACAAACAGGAGGCTGTACCTGTGCTTACTGCTATTTGCCATATGTGGGGAGCAGGCCATGAggcagcagggcccccacagcttGGGAGATGTTCAGGGAACCACCTCCAACTGCTTTCCTCCTGCTGAGTCAGCATGTTTTTCTCCTTCACAGATGATGCGCCAAAAGTCATGTACCTCTTTCTTTACCTAGTTAACCTTTAGAAACTATGCAAAAAACTATGCAACCCTTCCCTTTTGTTTCCTATCTTTAACATATCTTAACAATCTTATGCAGTAGAACCATTAACAGAATGAATTGTTCTTGATAAAATTATTTACGTTTTCCAATCAtattgtaagaccaaaaatatgttctttgtctatgctacttccttGTAAACAACTCTGCTGAgatactaaaaaataaagttgattttgtaTTTTGGCACTGGCTGCAGCCTTAGCTGTTTCAGCCCTACCGATGCCATCCTGTCTCTTGTCTCCTTTCTCCCATTCCCGACCATCCCCATTCAGGTTCATTCTCCTTCTTCTTTCAAGTTCCCAAAAGCCATATAAAACCTAGGCCCCTTCATTCAACAGCATCCTTCCTGAGGTCTAGTTCCACCACCTTTCCACaaccccttccttcttcctcctaaTTTCATCCACTTTAAGATAACTTCATTCATCTCTCATTAAACTATTTCATGCTAAATATGAAggattggctcagcacctgtagcacactagccacatacaccaaaggtggtgggttcaagcctggcctgggccacctaaccaacaatgacaactacaagaaaaaatagccgggcgttgtggcgggcacctgtagtcctagctacttgggaggctgagggaagagaatcacttgagcccaagagtttgaagttcctgtgagctgtgatgccacagcactctaccaagg is drawn from Nycticebus coucang isolate mNycCou1 chromosome 6, mNycCou1.pri, whole genome shotgun sequence and contains these coding sequences:
- the LOC128588635 gene encoding olfactory receptor 10G2 gives rise to the protein MRKTRNTSLDTTVTDFILLGLAHPPNLRTLLFLVFLVIYILTQLGNLLILLTVWADPKLHARPMYILLGVLSFLDMWLSSVIVPRLILNFTPASKAIPFGGCVAQLFAFHFLGSTQCFLYTLMAYDRYLAICQPLRYPMLMNGKLCTILVAGAWGAGSIHGSIQATLTFRLPYCGPNQVDYFICDIPAVLRLACADTTVNELVTFVDIGVVAASCFMLILLSYANIVHAILKIRTADGRRRAFSTCGSHLTVVTVYYVPCIFIYLRAGSKSPLDGAVAVFYTVVTPLLNPLIYTLRNQEVKSALKRISTCRGL